One genomic segment of Rhizobium viscosum includes these proteins:
- a CDS encoding DUF805 domain-containing protein: MGFTEAVRTVLTQKYITFSGRASRSEYWWFQLFNWLVGVVFSVLGILTGGNGVPSLTNFFSIIGGLYALATILPMIALMVRRFHDRNISGWWILGLIVLCFVPLINIIAIITMIVITVLRGTEGPNKFGQDPLRPEVRAEVFA, translated from the coding sequence ATGGGGTTTACTGAAGCTGTTCGGACTGTACTGACGCAGAAATACATAACTTTCTCAGGCCGGGCTTCCCGCTCGGAATATTGGTGGTTTCAGCTGTTCAACTGGCTGGTCGGTGTCGTATTTTCAGTTCTGGGTATTTTGACGGGTGGAAATGGTGTTCCGTCACTGACCAACTTCTTCTCGATTATCGGCGGATTGTATGCGCTCGCAACTATCCTGCCGATGATCGCCCTCATGGTTCGCCGCTTTCATGATCGCAATATTTCCGGCTGGTGGATCCTCGGGCTGATCGTTTTGTGTTTCGTTCCGTTGATCAACATAATCGCAATCATCACCATGATCGTGATTACCGTGCTCAGGGGCACGGAAGGCCCGAACAAGTTCGGCCAGGATCCGTTGCGTCCTGAGGTAAGGGCGGAGGTTTTTGCCTAG
- a CDS encoding adenylate/guanylate cyclase domain-containing protein, with translation MSEVDVLFTALRQAADPQTVECIEHVVKHGAGRDLNRINALAFAKAHYLDEEKVIAAFLHAARIGAFEMTWNVLCPGCGGVLDTGATLKAVDRDAYHCALCAAGYEPTLDEMVEVTFTISPRVRRIAAHDPDRLPPLEYYRQIFFSSGVDLPDDLEEKFARILLEMVELDPGERAFVSLQLPAEFIIIFDAVTHSAQFIDVQGEPTGERQNLSMVLSHGHAQNETLTLRPGPLRLTLENHTDRRVLPNVCIASDEMHDILGHRRPFLTAKRLLTNQSFRDIYRTDTLDVDQRLKITSLTFLFTDLRGSTALYERVGDLAAFDLVRTHFRVLHEIVATEAGAVVKTIGDAVMATFPSPDHAVAAALRMREAMMRLNAERGAEDLLLKIGIHEGPCLAVSMNDRQDYFGQTVNIASRVQELAEPHVILTTEAVVGNEQVSEMLRDSGVTSASRMEELQGIAREVRIFALS, from the coding sequence ATGAGCGAAGTGGACGTTCTTTTTACCGCTTTGCGTCAGGCGGCTGACCCACAGACCGTCGAATGCATCGAGCATGTCGTCAAGCATGGCGCCGGTCGCGATCTCAACCGCATCAATGCGCTGGCCTTCGCCAAAGCCCATTATCTCGATGAAGAGAAGGTGATCGCGGCGTTTCTGCATGCCGCCCGCATCGGCGCATTCGAGATGACCTGGAATGTGCTCTGTCCAGGATGCGGCGGCGTGCTCGACACCGGCGCGACGCTGAAAGCGGTCGACCGGGACGCCTATCATTGCGCGCTCTGTGCGGCCGGATACGAGCCGACGCTCGACGAGATGGTCGAGGTCACCTTCACGATCAGTCCGCGCGTGCGCCGGATCGCTGCCCACGATCCCGACCGGTTGCCGCCGCTCGAATATTACCGGCAGATCTTCTTCTCGTCCGGGGTCGACCTGCCCGACGATCTCGAGGAAAAGTTTGCGCGCATCCTGCTCGAAATGGTCGAGCTGGACCCCGGCGAGCGAGCCTTCGTCTCGCTGCAACTGCCGGCGGAATTCATCATCATCTTCGATGCGGTGACGCATTCGGCGCAGTTCATCGATGTGCAGGGCGAGCCGACCGGCGAACGCCAGAACCTGTCGATGGTCCTGAGCCACGGTCATGCGCAGAATGAAACATTGACGCTGCGCCCCGGTCCGCTGCGCCTGACGCTGGAAAATCACACCGATCGCCGCGTGCTGCCGAATGTCTGCATCGCGTCAGACGAGATGCACGACATCCTCGGCCACAGGCGGCCGTTCCTGACGGCCAAGCGCCTGCTGACCAATCAGAGTTTTCGCGACATCTACCGCACCGATACGCTCGACGTCGACCAGCGCCTGAAGATCACCAGCCTGACCTTCCTCTTCACCGACCTGCGCGGCTCGACCGCTCTCTACGAGCGCGTGGGCGATCTCGCCGCTTTCGATCTGGTGCGCACGCATTTCCGTGTCCTGCACGAGATCGTCGCCACCGAGGCAGGTGCCGTGGTCAAGACCATCGGCGATGCGGTGATGGCGACCTTCCCGAGCCCGGACCACGCGGTCGCGGCAGCCCTCAGGATGCGCGAAGCAATGATGCGGCTAAACGCTGAACGCGGAGCTGAGGATCTGCTCCTGAAGATCGGCATCCACGAGGGGCCATGCCTTGCCGTCAGCATGAACGACCGGCAGGACTATTTCGGCCAGACCGTCAACATCGCCTCGCGCGTGCAGGAGCTGGCCGAACCGCATGTGATCCTCACGACGGAGGCGGTGGTCGGCAATGAGCAGGTTTCGGAGATGTTGCGTGACAGCGGCGTCACCTCGGCCTCCCGTATGGAGGAGCTTCAGGGTATCGCGCGCGAGGTGAGGATTTTCGCGCTGTCGTAA
- a CDS encoding ABC transporter substrate-binding protein, whose translation MTDIKTPGNGISRRQLIRKGALFAGAGLAAGLTGFPYINRMAVRAQGTPLKFWQFYAPGGQVQSQVDWFTQMISAWNDSHEQKVELEYVPNAEYINGPKLATSFASNEGPDIFLISPGDFLRYYNGGVLQDLTPHIDDATKADFPESVIANRMVDGKIYGIPMEVEPMAMYYSVKAFEEAGLNENDVPKTWDELLEVAKKLTTPNRYGVLFETTPGYYQNFTWYPFLWQGGGEFQTKDGKSAFDSPATVQALKFWQDAVNSGAAPRQVLGNGANDAVANLAAGYCAIQNVGIWGISQLAGNAKDFQYGVFKLPTPANGKYVTVGGGWAFVANAKGKSPDAAAQFCAWALASMDKGSVQRVADWCTKAKSDMPPRNSALQAGGDAFKQGNIGTFAKDIHPGTRAEPRVPPEVYKIISDAIQQTQLGGADPQQTATAASQQLDAFLASYSGAPIL comes from the coding sequence ATGACCGATATCAAAACGCCAGGAAATGGCATTTCCCGCAGACAGCTGATCCGCAAAGGCGCGCTTTTCGCCGGCGCCGGCCTTGCCGCCGGCCTGACCGGCTTCCCCTATATCAACCGCATGGCCGTTCGCGCTCAAGGCACGCCCCTGAAATTCTGGCAGTTCTACGCGCCGGGCGGCCAGGTTCAGAGCCAGGTCGACTGGTTCACCCAGATGATCAGCGCCTGGAACGACAGCCACGAGCAGAAGGTGGAACTCGAATATGTTCCGAACGCCGAATATATCAACGGCCCGAAGCTCGCCACCTCCTTCGCCTCCAACGAAGGCCCCGATATCTTCCTGATCTCGCCCGGCGATTTCCTGCGCTATTACAATGGCGGCGTGCTGCAGGACCTGACGCCGCATATCGACGACGCCACCAAGGCGGATTTCCCCGAAAGCGTCATCGCCAACCGCATGGTAGACGGCAAGATCTACGGCATCCCGATGGAAGTCGAGCCGATGGCCATGTACTACTCGGTCAAGGCCTTCGAGGAAGCCGGCCTCAACGAGAACGATGTGCCCAAGACCTGGGACGAGCTTCTCGAAGTCGCCAAGAAGCTGACGACGCCGAACCGCTACGGCGTGCTCTTCGAGACGACACCGGGCTACTACCAGAACTTCACCTGGTATCCGTTCCTCTGGCAGGGCGGCGGCGAATTCCAGACCAAGGACGGCAAGAGCGCCTTCGATTCACCGGCGACCGTTCAGGCGCTGAAATTCTGGCAGGATGCCGTCAATAGTGGTGCGGCCCCGCGCCAGGTGCTCGGCAATGGCGCCAATGACGCGGTGGCCAATCTCGCCGCCGGTTACTGCGCCATCCAGAATGTCGGCATCTGGGGCATTTCGCAGCTCGCCGGCAATGCCAAGGATTTCCAGTACGGTGTCTTCAAGCTGCCCACACCGGCCAACGGCAAATATGTGACCGTCGGCGGCGGCTGGGCCTTCGTCGCCAATGCCAAGGGCAAGAGCCCGGATGCGGCCGCGCAATTCTGCGCCTGGGCGCTCGCCTCCATGGACAAGGGCTCCGTGCAGCGCGTCGCCGACTGGTGCACCAAGGCGAAATCCGACATGCCGCCGCGCAACAGCGCGCTCCAGGCCGGCGGCGATGCTTTCAAACAGGGTAATATCGGCACATTCGCCAAGGATATTCACCCCGGCACAAGGGCTGAGCCGCGGGTGCCGCCGGAGGTCTACAAGATCATCTCCGACGCCATCCAGCAGACCCAGCTCGGCGGCGCCGATCCGCAACAGACGGCGACCGCAGCTTCCCAGCAGCTCGACGCGTTCCTCGCCTCCTACAGCGGCGCGCCGATCCTCTAG
- a CDS encoding cytochrome P460 family protein codes for MKQIIVVSLAVGLVTGLVGYNAAASGGADEGSAPALSELPAGYRDWPLITVAHEEGKLNDIRAILGNDIAIKAFREGATTYPDGTIIGRLAWDYHPLEESKAAFGAPQSFVAGPPKNGVQFMIKDVKKYASTGGWGYVEFDDGKPSAKAMPEACFACHSVVKDRDFVFSRYAP; via the coding sequence ATGAAGCAGATTATCGTGGTGTCGCTGGCCGTTGGTCTGGTTACCGGCCTGGTCGGTTACAATGCCGCCGCATCCGGAGGGGCCGATGAGGGAAGCGCGCCGGCCCTGTCCGAGTTGCCTGCCGGCTACCGCGACTGGCCGCTGATCACCGTGGCGCACGAGGAAGGCAAGCTCAACGATATCAGGGCCATATTGGGCAACGATATTGCGATCAAAGCCTTCCGGGAAGGGGCCACCACCTATCCCGACGGTACCATCATCGGCCGCCTGGCCTGGGATTATCATCCGCTGGAAGAGAGCAAGGCGGCCTTCGGTGCTCCCCAGTCATTCGTTGCGGGGCCGCCCAAGAACGGCGTGCAGTTCATGATCAAGGACGTGAAAAAATATGCTTCGACCGGCGGCTGGGGATATGTCGAGTTCGACGACGGCAAACCTTCCGCGAAAGCAATGCCCGAAGCATGTTTTGCCTGTCACTCGGTCGTCAAGGACCGTGACTTCGTGTTCAGTCGCTACGCACCCTGA
- a CDS encoding carbohydrate ABC transporter permease: protein MRRHQNKPDQSQPIRPKGLSAKHREWVAGYLFVLPDAIGLLIFLGLPMALSLVLAVFEVNGFGGYRFVGFANFLRMGKDPLFWQAARVTALYAVLLVPLLYVCGLGLALLVQKTNRFNAVMRAMFFAPHMVSLVVVAVVWQFMVVDKIGVINKLTPLLGISGVSFLGDPQFALVTVVFVSLWFLMGFYMLIFLGGLQDIPKEYYEAAKIDGATAYHCFWHITLPLLKPTSFFVLMVSMVAAVAGAQAFDIIYVMTKGGPANSTSVLIVYIYQQAFSFGAFGYAAAMSSVLVVVLMLVTAIFFVMTKGGRFNYD, encoded by the coding sequence ATGAGGCGACACCAGAACAAGCCGGATCAGAGCCAGCCCATCAGGCCGAAGGGCCTGTCGGCCAAACATCGCGAATGGGTGGCGGGCTATCTCTTCGTCCTGCCTGACGCAATCGGCCTCCTGATCTTCCTCGGCCTGCCGATGGCGCTCTCGCTGGTGCTGGCGGTCTTCGAGGTCAACGGCTTCGGCGGCTATCGCTTCGTGGGCTTTGCCAATTTCCTGCGCATGGGCAAGGACCCGCTCTTCTGGCAGGCCGCCCGCGTCACCGCGCTCTATGCCGTCCTGCTGGTACCGCTTCTCTATGTCTGCGGCCTCGGGCTTGCCCTTCTCGTGCAGAAGACCAACCGTTTCAACGCGGTCATGCGGGCCATGTTCTTCGCGCCGCACATGGTCAGCCTCGTCGTCGTCGCCGTCGTCTGGCAGTTCATGGTGGTCGACAAGATCGGCGTGATCAACAAGCTGACGCCGCTTCTCGGCATATCGGGCGTTTCCTTTCTCGGCGATCCGCAATTTGCGCTCGTCACCGTCGTCTTCGTCAGCCTCTGGTTCCTGATGGGCTTCTACATGCTGATCTTCTTGGGCGGGCTGCAGGATATTCCCAAGGAATATTACGAGGCCGCCAAGATCGATGGCGCGACGGCCTATCACTGCTTCTGGCACATCACCCTGCCGCTCCTGAAACCCACGAGCTTCTTCGTGCTGATGGTCTCGATGGTGGCGGCTGTCGCCGGCGCCCAGGCCTTCGACATCATCTACGTCATGACCAAGGGCGGGCCGGCCAATTCCACCTCGGTGCTGATCGTCTACATCTACCAGCAGGCCTTTTCCTTCGGCGCCTTCGGTTATGCCGCCGCCATGTCCTCGGTGCTGGTCGTCGTGCTGATGCTGGTCACCGCCATCTTCTTCGTCATGACCAAGGGAGGCCGCTTCAACTATGACTGA
- a CDS encoding VIT1/CCC1 transporter family protein, with amino-acid sequence MNMPASSIFDDLDPGDALGEVLFGLIMALTWTVGSRLVLDEEGLDVRSLVVATIGGNVAWGIIDAVLFILGTTFYRSRRLRLFRQIRAARDEATALAVLTKEFPVEGAPLSAKPADAEALYRSLLALTRRSEPVKLSLTKSDLSAAVAIFLLVSATALPAVIPFFLIDHANLALRASNLFLIVLLFVTGYAWAGFSGGRPFYAGMAMTCLGLFLVAIAIALGG; translated from the coding sequence ATGAATATGCCTGCGAGCTCCATCTTCGACGACCTCGATCCCGGCGATGCCCTCGGCGAGGTGCTTTTCGGGCTGATCATGGCGCTGACATGGACGGTCGGTTCTCGGCTCGTGCTGGACGAGGAAGGATTGGATGTCCGCAGCCTCGTCGTTGCGACAATCGGAGGCAACGTTGCCTGGGGCATCATTGACGCCGTCCTGTTCATCCTGGGGACGACATTTTACAGGAGCAGACGTCTTCGGCTGTTTCGGCAGATCAGGGCGGCCAGGGACGAAGCCACTGCGCTCGCCGTCCTCACAAAGGAGTTTCCGGTCGAAGGGGCACCGCTTTCGGCAAAACCCGCCGATGCGGAGGCGCTGTATCGCTCGCTGCTTGCGCTCACACGTCGCTCTGAGCCGGTAAAACTGTCCCTGACGAAATCCGATCTCAGCGCTGCGGTCGCAATCTTTCTGCTGGTCTCGGCCACCGCGCTTCCCGCCGTCATCCCTTTCTTTCTGATCGACCATGCCAACTTGGCGCTGAGGGCGAGCAACCTGTTTCTGATCGTCCTGCTGTTCGTGACGGGTTATGCATGGGCAGGTTTTTCAGGTGGCCGGCCGTTTTATGCAGGTATGGCGATGACCTGCCTTGGATTATTCCTGGTCGCAATCGCGATCGCCCTCGGCGGCTGA
- a CDS encoding LacI family DNA-binding transcriptional regulator, whose amino-acid sequence MSTIGKVAERAGVSRTTVSHVLNHADRVSQALREKVLAAVEELGYVPNPQAQSLRTGKTNLVAMLIPDIRNPFYPELVKTAQSELEAAGLDMLIFNTDVPGGHSQEHGREYLRQIRNRRIDGLIVGDFALHGMHDALVGIDLPTVFIGDLPNRAVDSLKIDDFGGGRLMGEYLASKGHTRIAHVTGPSFFAEAMARAAGFEQGLRDGGVEPDPAFRFEGSYLGPSGKAAVEWLLDRHKGALPSVVFFANFLMASGALAEFYDRGIRIPEDMAVAVFGDQTQLEYVRPRLTRVGRPPAALAERATAMLLERISGRYDGPPRSEIISCSLQPFDTA is encoded by the coding sequence ATGAGCACGATAGGCAAAGTCGCAGAACGAGCAGGAGTATCGCGGACGACGGTCTCGCATGTGCTCAATCATGCCGATCGCGTCTCGCAGGCGCTGCGTGAAAAAGTGCTCGCGGCAGTCGAAGAGCTTGGCTACGTGCCGAACCCGCAGGCCCAGAGCCTGCGCACCGGCAAGACCAATCTGGTCGCCATGCTGATCCCCGATATCCGCAACCCCTTCTACCCCGAGCTCGTCAAGACGGCGCAGTCGGAGCTGGAAGCGGCCGGGCTCGACATGCTGATTTTCAACACCGACGTGCCGGGCGGCCATTCGCAGGAACATGGACGCGAATACCTGCGCCAGATCCGCAACCGCCGCATCGACGGGCTGATCGTCGGTGATTTCGCTTTGCACGGAATGCACGACGCGCTTGTCGGCATCGATCTGCCGACGGTCTTCATCGGCGACCTGCCGAACCGGGCAGTCGACAGCCTGAAGATCGACGATTTCGGTGGCGGCCGCCTGATGGGCGAGTATCTGGCATCGAAAGGACATACGCGCATTGCCCACGTCACCGGCCCGTCCTTCTTTGCCGAGGCCATGGCGCGTGCGGCGGGTTTCGAGCAGGGATTGCGCGATGGCGGCGTCGAGCCGGACCCCGCCTTCCGCTTCGAGGGCAGCTATCTCGGCCCCTCGGGCAAGGCGGCGGTCGAATGGCTGCTCGATCGCCATAAGGGCGCCCTGCCCTCCGTGGTCTTCTTCGCCAACTTCCTGATGGCATCGGGCGCGCTTGCCGAATTCTACGATCGCGGTATCCGGATTCCCGAGGATATGGCGGTTGCCGTCTTCGGCGACCAGACGCAGCTCGAATATGTGCGCCCGCGCCTGACGCGCGTCGGCCGCCCGCCTGCAGCCCTTGCCGAGCGCGCCACAGCCATGCTGCTCGAACGCATTTCCGGACGATATGACGGTCCGCCGCGCTCGGAAATCATCTCCTGCAGCCTTCAGCCTTTCGATACCGCATGA
- a CDS encoding DUF4952 domain-containing protein yields the protein MAASAPTPVTAPGCGDFLAQIKKKPLHAEFAGCNYAPDRQGKPLEATYRVSGRFAAATEAYLIKAVGLNRLKRSCCLWDSPASQYRDSIGRDFLISMVSEETMVSSRSEWPRIIVFEITVETFTEDM from the coding sequence ATGGCAGCGTCCGCACCCACTCCGGTGACGGCGCCGGGTTGCGGCGATTTCCTCGCGCAGATCAAGAAGAAGCCTCTTCATGCCGAATTTGCCGGCTGCAACTATGCCCCGGATCGGCAGGGCAAACCGCTTGAGGCGACATACCGTGTATCCGGCCGGTTTGCGGCCGCAACCGAAGCCTATCTCATCAAGGCCGTGGGTTTGAACCGCCTGAAGCGCTCCTGCTGCCTGTGGGATTCGCCCGCCAGCCAGTACCGTGATTCAATCGGCCGCGACTTCCTGATCTCCATGGTCTCGGAGGAGACCATGGTTTCCAGCCGCAGTGAATGGCCGCGGATCATCGTGTTCGAAATCACGGTCGAGACGTTCACCGAGGATATGTAA
- a CDS encoding DUF805 domain-containing protein — protein MGFKESVRTVLTQKYITFSGRASRSEYWWFQLFFWAVLIVLFALYVVVSDVARGPDESPSISNVVVVVMGLFILATFLPHTALQIRRFHDRNTSGWLYLAALILSFIPLLGRGVIGGIIALSSFKGTVGPNKYGPDPLRPEMRAEVFA, from the coding sequence ATGGGGTTTAAAGAATCTGTCAGGACCGTTTTGACGCAGAAATATATAACCTTTTCCGGTCGGGCCTCCCGGTCGGAATATTGGTGGTTTCAGCTGTTCTTCTGGGCGGTACTGATTGTGCTTTTTGCGCTGTACGTTGTGGTCTCCGACGTGGCGCGTGGACCTGACGAATCCCCGTCAATCTCTAATGTTGTGGTCGTCGTCATGGGGCTGTTTATTCTTGCAACATTCTTGCCGCATACGGCCCTTCAGATTCGCCGTTTCCATGATCGCAACACGTCCGGTTGGTTGTATCTCGCGGCGTTGATCTTAAGCTTTATTCCCCTTTTGGGTCGCGGCGTAATCGGCGGAATTATTGCTCTTTCGTCGTTCAAGGGCACGGTAGGTCCGAACAAATACGGGCCGGACCCGCTGCGGCCCGAGATGAGAGCGGAGGTTTTTGCCTGA
- a CDS encoding M48 family metallopeptidase, translating to MRKFKIPHSMSLVIWLVLVPSLLFGLGLWQAERAAGTAAQSQEQLQELKATLAEIKKIAATEPMTMLTFQTAAGQKTLSATAAVWQIGAALKQAEEDLEISPIRRPLAWGTMGGAILAFASGILGLATAAVSGSRARRSQEQLIASFGRLRVILPFILAALVIGFCIGIVCAALFEAISMGLWADFSAGSARLFVLALMLAGLAAYSAFLALRGLKNVFALFVVQPMDVFGRRIEEPDAPGLFRFVRDLADRQDAVRPDTVVVGLTKGFFVTESELRLLPEGEVIRGRTLYLPAPYLDLLDEPEVAAIIGHELAHFSGRDTLYSQRFTPIYAGLWRSLSALQRGDGGSFVLYPAAMLGFHALQQFDHAVNHWSRIREFDADRNGARSSSVVGAASALIRTGLIPPALDHVFSLAADRVPAAENSEPAPDLVAETSDLVRAHGWSDPVSLLEDRQPHPTDTHPPTLQRIQAMGLTADDRLLGIATRAPKPAGLTFAFELFPDWKALCRQLSGDYLEEVRNLHTARRQALEALAAAAPGETILYDNVRPMIWTMAIVAAIFAGFGLMVTVFAAEIGFAQDYFARALVSGIAAAGVVICGLYALYLHKSAAQPLMILTPAGLRASMLDGPVAWTDIHAHQVFASNRFALRLWLAPSASLPAKKRRAIYSKIDRKQRVVTIGAMGIRGMKAAEFSALVERYHSAAHALKELSRSA from the coding sequence ATGCGGAAATTCAAGATTCCTCACAGTATGAGCCTTGTGATCTGGCTGGTCCTTGTTCCGTCTCTGCTCTTCGGTCTCGGGCTATGGCAGGCCGAGCGAGCCGCCGGGACGGCGGCGCAATCGCAGGAACAGTTGCAAGAGCTCAAAGCAACGCTGGCCGAGATCAAGAAAATCGCCGCCACCGAGCCGATGACCATGCTGACCTTCCAGACGGCAGCGGGGCAAAAGACGCTTTCGGCGACGGCCGCCGTCTGGCAAATCGGGGCGGCGCTGAAGCAGGCGGAAGAGGATCTGGAGATTTCCCCGATCCGCCGGCCGCTTGCCTGGGGCACGATGGGCGGCGCGATCCTTGCCTTCGCCAGCGGCATCCTCGGGCTTGCCACCGCTGCTGTCAGCGGTTCGAGGGCGCGGAGATCCCAGGAGCAGCTGATCGCAAGTTTCGGGCGCCTGCGCGTCATACTGCCTTTCATCCTCGCAGCCCTCGTCATCGGCTTCTGCATCGGCATCGTCTGTGCGGCCCTGTTCGAGGCGATCAGCATGGGCCTCTGGGCGGACTTCTCGGCCGGCAGCGCCAGGCTCTTCGTCCTCGCCCTGATGCTGGCCGGACTGGCCGCCTACAGCGCCTTCCTTGCATTGCGCGGCCTCAAGAACGTCTTTGCGCTTTTCGTCGTCCAGCCGATGGATGTTTTCGGGCGCAGGATAGAAGAGCCCGATGCGCCCGGGCTTTTCCGCTTCGTTCGCGACCTTGCCGACCGGCAGGACGCCGTGCGGCCGGACACCGTTGTCGTCGGCCTCACCAAGGGCTTCTTCGTCACCGAGAGCGAACTTCGGCTGCTGCCGGAAGGCGAAGTCATCCGCGGGCGAACACTCTACCTGCCCGCTCCCTATCTCGACCTGCTCGACGAGCCGGAAGTGGCTGCGATCATCGGCCACGAACTGGCGCATTTTTCCGGCAGGGACACGCTCTACAGCCAGAGGTTCACGCCGATCTATGCCGGCCTCTGGCGATCGCTTTCAGCCCTGCAGCGTGGCGACGGCGGCAGCTTCGTCCTGTATCCGGCAGCCATGCTGGGCTTTCATGCCCTTCAGCAGTTCGACCATGCGGTGAACCATTGGAGCCGCATTCGCGAATTCGATGCCGACCGAAACGGTGCGCGGTCCAGCTCCGTCGTTGGCGCCGCCTCTGCCCTCATCAGAACCGGGCTGATCCCTCCAGCTCTCGATCACGTCTTCAGCCTTGCCGCCGATCGGGTGCCGGCTGCGGAAAATTCGGAGCCGGCACCTGACCTGGTTGCCGAGACTTCGGATCTCGTTCGTGCCCACGGCTGGTCCGATCCGGTCTCCCTGCTCGAAGATCGGCAGCCGCATCCGACCGATACGCATCCGCCGACCCTCCAGCGCATTCAGGCAATGGGACTGACAGCCGATGACCGGCTGCTCGGCATCGCCACGCGCGCTCCGAAACCAGCCGGCCTCACATTCGCCTTCGAACTCTTCCCGGATTGGAAAGCACTTTGCCGGCAACTGAGCGGCGACTACCTGGAAGAGGTGCGCAACCTGCACACGGCCCGCCGACAGGCGCTCGAAGCACTTGCCGCCGCCGCACCCGGCGAAACGATCCTCTACGACAATGTCAGGCCCATGATCTGGACGATGGCGATCGTTGCGGCCATTTTTGCAGGCTTCGGGTTGATGGTGACGGTCTTTGCGGCGGAGATCGGCTTCGCACAGGATTATTTCGCCAGGGCGTTGGTATCCGGCATTGCCGCAGCCGGCGTCGTCATTTGCGGCCTGTATGCGCTCTATCTTCACAAGTCGGCCGCCCAACCCCTCATGATCCTGACGCCCGCGGGGTTGCGGGCCTCGATGCTCGATGGGCCGGTTGCCTGGACCGATATCCACGCCCATCAGGTCTTTGCCTCCAACCGCTTCGCGCTGCGCCTCTGGCTGGCTCCATCCGCCTCTCTTCCCGCAAAGAAGCGGCGGGCGATTTACAGCAAGATCGACCGCAAACAACGTGTTGTCACGATCGGGGCAATGGGCATCCGCGGCATGAAGGCGGCGGAATTCAGCGCGCTCGTCGAACGCTACCACAGCGCGGCCCACGCACTGAAGGAGCTTTCCCGCTCTGCCTGA
- a CDS encoding SRPBCC family protein gives MPSTIKLHRVLATTPDKVYRAFLEADAVAKWLPPNGFTCTVHHLEPVVGGTHRMSFRNFTTGHSHAFGGEYLELVPGQKIRYTDKFDDANLPGEMDVTVTLTKVSVGTELHVVQAGVPDFIPPEACYLGWQESLRNLARLVEPDIQE, from the coding sequence ATGCCGAGTACAATCAAGCTTCACCGCGTCCTGGCAACCACGCCGGACAAGGTCTATCGTGCTTTCCTGGAGGCCGATGCCGTGGCCAAATGGCTTCCGCCGAACGGCTTCACCTGCACGGTTCATCATCTGGAGCCTGTCGTCGGCGGAACGCACAGGATGTCTTTCCGCAACTTCACGACCGGCCACAGCCATGCCTTCGGCGGCGAGTATCTGGAACTCGTTCCCGGCCAGAAGATTCGCTATACGGACAAGTTCGACGACGCCAATCTGCCCGGCGAGATGGACGTGACCGTGACCCTGACGAAAGTTTCGGTCGGCACTGAACTCCATGTGGTGCAGGCCGGCGTTCCGGATTTCATTCCGCCGGAGGCCTGCTATCTCGGCTGGCAGGAATCGCTGCGCAACCTCGCACGCCTGGTCGAGCCCGATATTCAGGAGTAA